One part of the Chryseobacterium mulctrae genome encodes these proteins:
- the rpsJ gene encoding 30S ribosomal protein S10, which produces MSQRIRIKLKSYDYNLVDKSAEKIVKTVKATGAVVNGPIPLPTNKRIFTVLRSPHVNKKAREQFQLSAHKRLMDIYSSSSKTVDALMKLELPSGVDVEIKV; this is translated from the coding sequence ATGTCACAAAGAATCAGAATAAAACTAAAATCTTACGATTACAACTTGGTAGACAAGTCTGCTGAGAAGATCGTAAAAACGGTAAAGGCTACTGGTGCTGTTGTAAACGGACCAATTCCATTGCCAACGAATAAGAGAATCTTCACAGTGTTGAGATCTCCGCACGTAAACAAGAAAGCAAGAGAGCAGTTCCAATTATCAGCTCACAAGAGATTGATGGATATCTACTCTTCTTCTTCTAAAACTGTTGATGCTCTAATGAAATTAGAACTTCCTTCAGGAGTTGACGTTGAAATTAAAGTGTGA
- the pncB gene encoding nicotinate phosphoribosyltransferase, giving the protein MQHMTFNSILDNDFYKITMQNAVVKLFPSQTVKYEFINRGKHHFPEGFDHALRETVNKMAELKLTKDEKKFLAKTCPYLNLPYLDFLEGYHYDPSEVKIVQTENDLSVTVEGLWYRTILWEVPLLALISELHYEMNHMERDSNETVMAKTLEKADSLNKLGVNFAEFGTRRRHSYKVQNLVMEALTQKKDSTFIGSSNVHFAMKYGVKPIGTHAHEWFMFHGAEFGFKMANELALEHWVDVYRGDLGVALSDTYTTDVFFQQFDKKFAKLFDGVRHDSGDPLEFADKTIAHYKRHGINPLFKYIIFSDALNLEKVEEITNYCKGKIGVSFGIGTNLTNDVGLKPMNIVMKLIGVQSLNNEWIPTVKLSDEHGKYTGDPKMIELAKEFLRIKD; this is encoded by the coding sequence ATGCAACATATGACGTTTAACTCCATTCTAGACAACGATTTCTATAAAATTACCATGCAAAATGCGGTGGTAAAACTTTTCCCAAGTCAAACTGTAAAATACGAATTTATCAATCGTGGAAAACATCATTTTCCTGAAGGTTTTGATCATGCTTTAAGAGAAACTGTCAACAAAATGGCAGAGCTGAAACTGACTAAAGATGAGAAAAAGTTTTTAGCTAAAACCTGTCCTTATTTAAACTTACCTTATCTTGATTTTCTAGAAGGCTATCATTACGATCCATCTGAAGTAAAAATTGTACAAACAGAAAATGATCTATCGGTTACTGTTGAAGGACTTTGGTACCGAACCATTCTTTGGGAAGTTCCTTTATTGGCTTTGATTAGTGAATTGCATTACGAAATGAATCATATGGAAAGAGATTCTAACGAAACCGTAATGGCAAAAACGCTGGAAAAAGCAGATTCACTAAACAAGTTGGGAGTTAACTTTGCAGAATTTGGTACAAGAAGAAGACATTCTTATAAAGTACAAAATTTGGTAATGGAAGCTTTAACCCAGAAAAAGGACTCTACATTTATAGGAAGCTCCAACGTACATTTCGCAATGAAATACGGTGTAAAACCAATTGGAACTCATGCTCACGAATGGTTTATGTTTCACGGAGCCGAGTTTGGATTTAAAATGGCCAACGAATTAGCCCTTGAACATTGGGTTGATGTTTATCGTGGAGATTTGGGAGTCGCTCTTTCAGACACTTATACCACTGATGTTTTCTTCCAGCAATTTGATAAAAAATTCGCAAAACTTTTCGACGGAGTTCGTCACGACAGTGGTGATCCGTTAGAATTTGCCGACAAAACCATTGCTCACTACAAACGACATGGGATTAATCCTTTATTTAAATATATTATTTTTTCTGATGCTTTAAATCTTGAAAAAGTAGAAGAAATCACCAATTACTGTAAAGGAAAAATCGGAGTTTCTTTTGGGATTGGAACCAATCTTACGAATGATGTCGGTTTAAAACCAATGAACATCGTGATGAAACTTATCGGCGTACAATCTCTCAACAACGAATGGATTCCTACCGTAAAACTTTCTGATGAACATGGAAAATACACTGGTGATCCAAAAATGATTGAACTTGCAAAAGAGTTTTTGAGGATTAAAGATTAA
- the fusA gene encoding elongation factor G produces the protein MGRDLKFTRNIGIAAHIDAGKTTTTERILFYTGVNHKIGEVHDGASTMDWMEQEAERGITITSAATTCSWNFPTDQGKPLADTKPYHFNIIDTPGHVDFTVEVNRSLRVLDGLVFLFSAVDGVEPQSETNWRLADNYKVARMGFVNKMDRQGADFLNVVNQVKTMLGSNAVPIVLPIGAEEDFKGVVDLIKNRAIIWDEAGQGATFEVVPIPEDMKDEVLEYREKLVEAVADYDDTLMEKFFEDPDSISEDEINEALRKATIDLSIIPMTCGSSFKNKGVQFMLDAVCKYLPSPLDKDDIKGTDPRTDAEIFRKPDVNEPFSALAFKIATDPFVGRLAFFRAYSGRLDAGSYILNTRSGDKERISRIYQMHANKQNPVEYIEAGDIGAAVGFKSIKTGDTMCDEKNPIVLESMVFPDPVIGIAVEPKTKADQDKMGNALAKLAEEDPTFTVRTDEASGQTIISGMGELHLDIIVDRMRREFKVEVNQGQPQVEYKENLTRVAQHREVYKKQSGGKGKFADIVFELGPADEGKVGLEFINEIKGGNVPREFVPAIEKGFKAAMKNGPLAGFEVEGIKVTLKDGSFHAVDSDALSFELAAKLGFKEAGRAAKPVIMEPIMKLEVVTPEEYMGNIIGDLNKRRGTISGQEEKNGAVVIKGSVPLSEMFGYVTTLRTLSSGRATSSMELEKYQATPQNVAEDIIAKAKG, from the coding sequence ATGGGTAGAGATCTTAAATTTACAAGAAATATTGGTATTGCTGCGCACATTGATGCTGGTAAAACTACCACTACAGAAAGAATTTTATTCTATACAGGTGTAAACCACAAAATTGGTGAAGTTCACGATGGTGCTTCTACAATGGACTGGATGGAGCAGGAAGCAGAAAGAGGTATTACTATTACTTCTGCTGCAACTACTTGTTCTTGGAACTTTCCAACAGACCAAGGAAAACCTTTAGCTGATACTAAGCCTTACCACTTCAACATCATCGATACACCGGGACACGTTGACTTCACAGTAGAAGTAAACAGATCTTTGAGAGTATTGGATGGGTTGGTATTCTTATTCTCTGCAGTAGATGGAGTAGAGCCTCAGTCTGAAACAAACTGGAGACTTGCTGACAACTACAAAGTTGCAAGAATGGGATTTGTAAACAAAATGGACAGACAAGGTGCTGACTTCCTTAACGTGGTAAACCAGGTTAAGACAATGTTAGGATCAAACGCAGTTCCTATCGTTTTACCAATCGGTGCTGAAGAAGATTTCAAAGGTGTTGTAGACTTAATTAAAAACAGAGCGATCATCTGGGATGAAGCTGGACAAGGTGCTACTTTCGAGGTAGTTCCAATTCCAGAAGACATGAAAGATGAAGTTCTAGAATATAGAGAGAAATTAGTTGAGGCTGTTGCAGATTATGATGATACTTTGATGGAGAAATTCTTCGAAGATCCAGATTCAATCTCTGAAGACGAAATCAACGAAGCTCTTAGAAAAGCTACTATCGATTTATCTATTATCCCAATGACTTGTGGTTCTTCATTTAAGAACAAAGGAGTACAGTTTATGTTGGATGCAGTATGTAAATACTTGCCTTCTCCATTGGATAAAGATGATATCAAAGGTACTGACCCAAGAACTGATGCTGAAATTTTCAGAAAGCCAGACGTAAACGAACCTTTCTCTGCATTGGCATTTAAGATTGCTACCGATCCTTTCGTAGGAAGATTGGCATTCTTCAGAGCTTACTCTGGAAGACTAGATGCAGGTTCTTATATCTTGAACACTCGTTCAGGAGATAAAGAAAGAATCTCTAGAATCTATCAGATGCACGCTAACAAGCAAAACCCAGTAGAATATATTGAAGCTGGTGATATTGGTGCTGCTGTAGGTTTCAAATCTATCAAAACTGGTGATACTATGTGTGACGAGAAAAACCCAATCGTTCTAGAATCGATGGTTTTCCCTGATCCGGTAATTGGTATCGCTGTTGAGCCTAAAACTAAGGCTGACCAAGATAAAATGGGTAACGCTCTAGCTAAATTGGCTGAAGAAGATCCTACGTTTACGGTTAGAACTGACGAGGCTTCAGGACAAACGATTATCTCTGGTATGGGTGAGCTTCACTTAGATATCATTGTAGATCGTATGAGAAGAGAATTCAAAGTTGAAGTTAACCAAGGTCAACCTCAGGTAGAATATAAAGAAAATCTTACAAGAGTTGCTCAGCACAGAGAAGTTTACAAAAAACAATCTGGTGGTAAAGGTAAATTTGCTGATATTGTATTTGAACTAGGACCTGCTGACGAAGGTAAAGTTGGTTTAGAATTCATCAATGAGATCAAAGGTGGTAACGTTCCTAGAGAATTTGTTCCTGCAATTGAAAAAGGCTTTAAAGCTGCAATGAAGAACGGTCCTTTGGCTGGTTTCGAAGTTGAAGGTATTAAAGTAACTCTTAAAGACGGATCTTTCCACGCGGTGGATTCTGATGCTCTTTCTTTCGAATTAGCTGCTAAATTAGGATTTAAAGAAGCGGGACGTGCTGCTAAGCCAGTAATTATGGAGCCTATTATGAAATTGGAGGTTGTAACTCCGGAAGAATATATGGGTAACATCATTGGTGACCTTAACAAGAGAAGAGGTACAATCAGTGGACAAGAAGAGAAGAACGGTGCCGTTGTTATCAAAGGTTCAGTTCCATTGTCTGAAATGTTTGGTTATGTTACTACTCTAAGAACACTTTCATCAGGAAGAGCTACTTCTTCTATGGAATTAGAGAAGTACCAAGCTACTCCTCAAAACGTTGCTGAAGATATCATTGCTAAAGCAAAAGGTTAA
- the rpsG gene encoding 30S ribosomal protein S7 yields the protein MRKTKAKKRPLLPDPKFNDQLVTRFVNNLMLDGKKSIAFKIFYDALDIVETKKGETEKTALEIWKDALTNVMPHVEVRSRRVGGANFQIPMPIRADRKISMAMKWLISYSKKRNDKSMALKLANEVVAASREEGAAYKKKSDTHKMAEANKAFSHFKF from the coding sequence ATGAGAAAGACAAAAGCGAAAAAAAGACCGTTGTTACCAGATCCAAAATTTAATGATCAATTGGTAACTAGATTCGTAAACAACTTGATGCTTGACGGTAAGAAGTCAATCGCATTCAAAATATTCTATGATGCATTAGACATCGTAGAAACTAAAAAAGGAGAAACTGAAAAGACTGCCCTTGAAATCTGGAAAGATGCATTAACTAACGTTATGCCTCACGTAGAAGTACGTTCTAGAAGAGTAGGTGGAGCAAACTTCCAGATTCCTATGCCAATCAGAGCTGATAGAAAAATTTCTATGGCAATGAAATGGTTAATTAGCTACTCTAAAAAGAGAAATGATAAGTCTATGGCTTTGAAATTGGCTAATGAAGTAGTTGCCGCTTCAAGAGAAGAAGGTGCTGCTTACAAGAAGAAATCTGATACTCACAAAATGGCGGAAGCTAACAAAGCTTTCTCACACTTTAAATTCTAA
- a CDS encoding YciI family protein, whose translation MMKNLFLLSGIIFTLISCSIQTKAQDGKPGKDGTSGVSKIGFNQKLADSLGADKYGMKAYTIVMLTTGSAKIDDKEKKAELMKGHMTNIGKLADEGKIIVAGPFLEKNKENYRGMFIFNTKSKEEAESWVKTDPAVAAGIFSYEIFPWYGSAALPLYLKHHDEISKENP comes from the coding sequence ATGATGAAAAATTTATTTCTACTTAGCGGAATTATATTCACTTTAATCTCCTGCTCTATTCAAACCAAAGCTCAAGATGGTAAACCCGGAAAAGACGGAACTTCTGGTGTTTCAAAAATAGGTTTCAACCAAAAACTGGCAGATTCTTTAGGAGCAGATAAATATGGGATGAAAGCTTACACCATCGTAATGTTGACAACCGGCTCAGCAAAAATTGATGATAAAGAGAAAAAAGCAGAATTAATGAAAGGCCACATGACCAACATCGGAAAATTAGCCGATGAAGGAAAAATTATTGTAGCCGGACCGTTCTTAGAAAAGAATAAAGAAAACTACCGCGGAATGTTTATCTTCAACACCAAGTCAAAAGAAGAAGCCGAATCTTGGGTAAAAACTGATCCCGCCGTTGCGGCCGGAATTTTCAGTTATGAAATATTTCCTTGGTACGGTTCCGCAGCTTTGCCTTTGTACTTGAAACATCATGATGAAATTTCGAAAGAAAATCCTTAA
- the rpsL gene encoding 30S ribosomal protein S12, whose protein sequence is MPTIQQLVRKGRVALTKKSKSAALDSCPQRRGVCTRVYTTTPKKPNSALRKVARVRLSNGKEVNAYIPGEGHNLQEHSIVLVRGGRVKDLPGVRYHIVRGALDTAGVSGRTQRRSKYGAKRPKPGQAAAAPAKGKKK, encoded by the coding sequence ATGCCTACTATTCAACAATTAGTTAGAAAAGGAAGAGTCGCACTTACCAAGAAGAGTAAATCGGCTGCACTTGATTCTTGTCCACAAAGACGAGGTGTATGTACGAGAGTATATACTACCACTCCTAAGAAACCTAACTCTGCACTTAGAAAAGTTGCAAGGGTAAGACTTTCAAACGGTAAAGAAGTTAACGCCTATATCCCAGGTGAAGGACATAATCTTCAAGAGCACTCGATAGTATTGGTACGCGGGGGGAGAGTAAAAGATTTACCAGGAGTTAGATACCACATCGTAAGAGGTGCGTTAGATACTGCTGGAGTAAGCGGAAGAACTCAAAGAAGATCTAAGTACGGAGCTAAGAGACCTAAGCCAGGTCAAGCTGCAGCTGCACCGGCTAAAGGAAAGAAAAAATAA
- a CDS encoding Dps family protein codes for MKNANIIGLKEADCQNISEKLNILLANYSVFYQNTRGSHWNIKGEQFFTLHPKFEELYNSLVLKIDEIAERILTLGATPAHNYSDYLQVSTIKESKEVSDGNKSVEIILNSFKVVIDLQRELLDITDKAGDEGTNSQMSDYITEQEKEVWMYNSYLGK; via the coding sequence ATGAAAAACGCAAACATTATCGGCCTAAAAGAAGCCGACTGCCAAAACATTTCAGAAAAACTGAATATCTTACTAGCTAACTATTCTGTATTTTACCAGAATACAAGAGGTTCTCACTGGAATATCAAAGGTGAACAATTTTTCACACTGCATCCTAAGTTTGAAGAATTATACAATAGTTTAGTTTTAAAAATAGATGAGATTGCAGAACGTATATTAACTTTAGGAGCAACTCCGGCGCACAATTATTCAGATTACCTTCAGGTTTCTACCATTAAAGAAAGCAAAGAAGTAAGCGACGGCAATAAAAGTGTAGAGATCATTCTGAATTCTTTCAAAGTGGTCATCGATTTGCAAAGAGAGCTTTTAGATATTACAGACAAAGCAGGTGATGAAGGTACCAACTCGCAAATGAGCGACTATATTACAGAGCAGGAAAAAGAAGTCTGGATGTACAATTCTTATTTAGGGAAGTAA